In Verrucomicrobiota bacterium, one DNA window encodes the following:
- a CDS encoding cbb3-type cytochrome c oxidase subunit I, producing the protein MKNRFKLLSASAPSEVHTGGASTIHLTDDKIERAEIDKSTRIPVLIYYSSAIFWLLFGTLMAIIASIKLHTPSFLGDYSFLTFGLVRSAHLNAVAYGWGATAGIGTGIWLFSRLCRAKLVNPILPIIAAVFWNIGIAVGIYGILSGDSRSIEWLEAPAYSTPLIFLSFALISIWGVLMLFKRKCAHLYVSIWYLFAGFFWFPWLYGTAQVMLIMEPVQGTVQAAVNWWYAHNALGLFFTPIGLASAYYFIPKIIGRPVHSYYLSIIGFWTLALFYSWNGMHHLIGGPIPVWMVTASIVASWMMIIPVISTAINHHMTMKGYFELLKSSPALRFVVFGAMMYTASSLQGITMAFRDLNKITHFTQYTVGHAHLGLYMFYTMMMFGSMYYIVPRLVNWEWPSSTMIKVHFWCTALGSGLMVGSLTVGGLIQGLALYDAKIPFMAIVSLMQPFLIFRSISGIMIAIGHIVFGVLFIMMILKVGSKQSGPTLLNEVENGGEKL; encoded by the coding sequence ATGAAAAACAGGTTTAAACTCTTATCAGCAAGTGCACCATCGGAAGTCCATACAGGTGGAGCTTCAACTATCCATCTCACAGACGATAAAATTGAACGTGCTGAGATTGATAAGTCCACGCGCATACCCGTACTTATCTACTACAGCTCAGCCATATTTTGGCTTCTATTTGGCACCCTCATGGCCATCATTGCCTCTATTAAACTCCATACACCCTCATTTTTAGGGGATTATTCATTTTTAACATTTGGTTTAGTGCGGTCCGCACACTTGAATGCCGTTGCTTATGGGTGGGGAGCAACAGCCGGTATTGGAACGGGCATCTGGCTTTTCTCCAGGCTCTGCCGTGCAAAACTAGTTAATCCCATTCTTCCTATTATTGCGGCCGTCTTTTGGAATATAGGAATAGCTGTAGGAATATATGGAATACTCTCCGGCGACAGCCGCTCAATAGAATGGCTTGAGGCCCCCGCCTATTCTACACCTCTGATTTTCCTTTCATTTGCCCTGATCTCTATTTGGGGTGTCCTCATGCTCTTTAAGCGCAAATGTGCGCATCTTTATGTTTCCATTTGGTATCTTTTTGCGGGATTCTTCTGGTTCCCATGGCTCTATGGAACAGCTCAAGTCATGTTGATTATGGAGCCCGTCCAGGGAACAGTCCAAGCCGCGGTAAACTGGTGGTATGCCCATAATGCCCTTGGTCTATTCTTTACTCCGATTGGATTAGCCAGCGCGTACTACTTCATCCCAAAGATTATTGGACGCCCTGTACATAGTTATTATCTTTCGATTATTGGCTTTTGGACTTTAGCCTTATTTTATAGCTGGAATGGAATGCACCATTTGATTGGTGGACCGATTCCCGTATGGATGGTGACGGCAAGTATTGTCGCCAGCTGGATGATGATTATTCCTGTGATAAGCACTGCCATTAACCATCATATGACGATGAAAGGCTATTTTGAACTCCTCAAATCTAGTCCTGCCCTTCGCTTCGTAGTCTTCGGAGCGATGATGTATACTGCCTCGAGCCTCCAAGGAATCACCATGGCTTTCCGCGATTTGAATAAAATCACACACTTTACTCAGTATACCGTGGGTCATGCTCACCTCGGATTATATATGTTTTATACGATGATGATGTTTGGCTCCATGTATTACATCGTACCTCGGTTGGTAAATTGGGAATGGCCATCGTCTACAATGATCAAAGTCCATTTCTGGTGCACAGCCCTTGGGAGCGGCTTGATGGTGGGCTCATTGACTGTAGGAGGACTGATTCAAGGACTTGCCCTCTATGATGCAAAAATACCATTCATGGCTATTGTAAGCCTTATGCAACCATTCCTCATTTTTCGCAGTATTTCTGGGATAATGATTGCCATTGGTCACATCGTCTTCGGTGTTCTCTTTATCATGATGATACTCAAAGTCGGATCAAAACAATCAGGTCCCACTCTCTTGAATGAAGTCGAGAATGGAGGCGAGAAGTTATGA
- a CDS encoding SCO family protein: protein MDDIKNKPKSVRPPNPYFQAIIWTVLIFFVVGVLTFSVYRYWRSIYLTSKGNLPALRTIEPFSFTERSGKTITNRDLQGKVWVANFIFTECPGICQNMSGQFAQLQKILRKTKEVRLVSFSIDPHTDTPEVLTTYAERFQADPDRWLFLTGDLKKIHQLAVKSFLLPIDENPPEAVPANGKYLHSSRFVLVDSHGMIRGYYDGSEPEALQKLTLDIGFIMREGGSN from the coding sequence ATGGATGACATTAAAAATAAACCGAAAAGCGTAAGGCCTCCGAATCCTTATTTTCAGGCCATCATTTGGACTGTGCTGATTTTTTTCGTTGTGGGTGTTTTGACATTTTCAGTTTATCGCTATTGGCGTTCCATTTACCTGACATCAAAGGGTAATCTGCCTGCCCTCAGGACGATTGAACCATTTTCATTTACAGAAAGAAGTGGGAAGACGATCACCAATAGGGATCTCCAGGGGAAAGTCTGGGTGGCAAATTTTATTTTTACAGAATGTCCCGGGATTTGCCAGAATATGTCAGGACAATTTGCACAGCTACAAAAAATCCTTCGTAAAACAAAAGAGGTAAGGTTAGTGAGTTTCAGTATCGATCCTCACACTGATACACCGGAAGTACTCACCACATATGCAGAGAGATTTCAGGCGGATCCGGATAGGTGGTTATTTTTGACAGGTGATTTAAAAAAGATTCACCAGTTAGCTGTTAAAAGTTTTTTATTGCCTATTGATGAGAATCCTCCAGAGGCAGTCCCTGCTAATGGCAAGTATCTTCATAGTTCTCGATTTGTTCTTGTAGATAGTCATGGGATGATTAGGGGTTATTATGATGGTTCTGAACCTGAAGCATTGCAGAAGTTGACTCTGGATATAGGATTCATCATGAGGGAAGGAGGGTCGAACTAA
- a CDS encoding cytochrome c — translation MTPEELKHNDHEEKLKAAAQAEAEEKYSIEELHQAAMRENNDPEEGLEPIPLWIVALCGLAIFAGGLYLGKYNGGFQSNVFNERQVVFGPVKSTGPKQIDPIASGKRLFTANCATCHQVTGQGVAGQYPPLAGTDQVNGPQNRLIRILLHGLNGPIVVKGNTYNGNMASWKDQLTDQQISYILTYIRQEWGNNSGPISKEAVAAERELVKDRKQPWTWPELSQVAGKDYQDIATSTPAPSPTPAK, via the coding sequence ATGACACCTGAAGAACTCAAACATAACGACCATGAAGAAAAACTCAAAGCAGCCGCACAGGCGGAAGCTGAGGAAAAGTATTCAATTGAGGAACTCCATCAAGCGGCTATGCGTGAAAATAATGATCCGGAGGAAGGGCTCGAGCCAATCCCCCTTTGGATTGTTGCCCTCTGTGGATTAGCTATCTTTGCAGGTGGTCTTTACTTAGGGAAATATAATGGTGGGTTCCAATCAAATGTTTTTAACGAGCGACAAGTAGTATTCGGCCCTGTCAAATCCACTGGCCCTAAACAAATCGATCCCATCGCCTCAGGAAAAAGGCTCTTTACCGCAAATTGCGCTACCTGCCATCAGGTCACTGGACAAGGTGTAGCTGGACAATATCCTCCATTAGCTGGTACCGATCAGGTTAACGGTCCCCAAAACCGTTTGATTCGTATTTTACTGCATGGTTTGAATGGACCAATAGTGGTCAAAGGAAATACCTACAATGGGAATATGGCATCTTGGAAAGATCAACTTACTGATCAGCAAATTTCATATATACTGACCTATATCCGTCAAGAGTGGGGTAATAATTCGGGGCCGATTTCGAAAGAAGCAGTAGCCGCAGAACGGGAACTTGTCAAGGATCGCAAACAACCATGGACATGGCCTGAGCTCTCTCAGGTTGCTGGCAAGGATTATCAAGATATAGCAACATCAACTCCTGCACCATCACCCACTCCAGCAAAATAA
- a CDS encoding TAT-variant-translocated molybdopterin oxidoreductase, translating into MKKIITHPPEAPVGKRYWRSLDEYSHTDEFKEWLSREFPQGAAEFTGDDVSRRNFIKLMGASVALAGIGLSGCRRPRTEIIPFTKTPEFQIPGKPLSYATSIPRRNGALPLLVTTYDGRPTKAEGNYTFPGLNGSTDQIAQASVLSVYDPDRSKGFVLDGKVITEDAFNIFLEDFKKRFSQGNGLAILLDESNSPTRARLIAQLASLWPKAIIYSYDPVTFGRNKEKADAIAYGANQSSVPLYDNAKIIVSLDFDFLGFVDGTPTSVSRYSKSRRITSPEDSMSRLYAVEHRYTLAGGMADHRLRLPSSQIPAFTALLATELTKQGLNVGANCDQFAQFAQPDDFKQKWIQELAADLINHKGQSLVVAGPNQPVETHLMVAAINSALGALGKTLVTRKNETPSYSSIVDLANAIKSNSIQSLLILGGNPVYNAPADLGWSNLQRQVAETIHLSFDFNETSKLSKLHIPAATYLESWGDALAEDGTYLNIQPLILPLFDGLSQIQLVERLLGLPGLVAPDAVKETFKQIAKPSDFETAWNRFIHSGFLENSTAKTSGSSAQLNAINQSLAKPGVSFVALGSQDLELVIEADYSVEDGSWANNGWLQELPDPITKITWGNAALVSANTAKALGLKSYTKKGIDYGEFLRISVGGNDVQIPIQIAPGHADNSISLFLGYGRKLAGRVGGVESHQVGFDVYPLRTTNAASIILQPAIQKMGGVFGHAITQQHWAMEGRALFRENTIEGFKEDPLSAKKMGVDAHVPPNISIYQSPPLTAKQQWAMTIDLNSCVGCNACMIACQAENNIPIVGAEQVKNGREMHWIRIDRYFAGPQGSEEQNDIENPEMVMQPVACLHCENAPCEVVCPVNATVHSEDGLNVMAYNRCIGTRYCANNCPYKVRRFNFFDYNKRPIQDHQLYLGPMATKSEQDTELYKFQQNPNVTVRMRGVMEKCTYCVQRIEEAKIDQLIKAKDSSPAIIPDGSLKSACQQVCPAEAITFGDMNDESSNVSRNLKDPRSYALLSYLNTRPRTSHMMRLRNPNPKMPDAAKVGLISIEKNDSDHDDHTLNPELPAGEQKHEAASPAHGQSKSH; encoded by the coding sequence ATGAAGAAAATAATTACACATCCACCTGAAGCACCTGTCGGCAAGCGCTACTGGCGTAGCCTTGACGAGTATTCGCACACCGATGAATTTAAGGAATGGCTTTCACGCGAATTTCCCCAAGGCGCAGCGGAGTTTACAGGAGACGATGTTTCCCGTCGAAATTTTATTAAGCTCATGGGTGCTTCCGTAGCTTTGGCAGGAATCGGTCTAAGCGGATGCCGCCGGCCTAGGACAGAAATAATTCCGTTTACGAAAACCCCCGAATTTCAGATCCCCGGCAAACCCCTGTCGTATGCGACATCAATTCCACGCCGTAACGGAGCCCTTCCCCTTCTCGTCACTACTTATGACGGGAGACCGACAAAAGCCGAAGGAAATTACACTTTCCCCGGATTAAACGGTTCCACTGACCAAATCGCACAAGCGTCCGTACTGAGTGTTTACGATCCTGACCGTTCCAAAGGGTTTGTTCTCGATGGAAAAGTCATTACTGAAGATGCATTTAATATTTTTCTCGAAGACTTCAAAAAAAGGTTCTCCCAAGGCAATGGTCTCGCCATTCTCTTAGATGAATCCAATAGTCCGACTCGTGCCCGGCTGATCGCGCAACTTGCTTCACTTTGGCCAAAAGCAATAATCTACAGCTATGACCCCGTCACATTTGGGCGGAACAAGGAAAAAGCTGACGCAATCGCCTATGGGGCAAATCAATCTTCTGTGCCCCTTTATGACAATGCCAAGATCATTGTTTCATTAGATTTTGATTTCTTAGGTTTTGTGGATGGCACACCGACAAGCGTATCCCGTTATTCTAAGAGCCGACGTATCACTAGTCCTGAGGATTCCATGAGCCGGCTTTACGCTGTCGAGCACCGTTATACCCTCGCAGGTGGAATGGCTGATCACCGCCTTCGTTTACCTTCCAGCCAAATTCCCGCTTTTACAGCATTATTAGCGACTGAATTAACCAAGCAAGGTCTCAATGTCGGAGCAAATTGTGATCAGTTCGCGCAATTTGCTCAACCCGATGATTTTAAACAAAAATGGATCCAAGAGTTAGCCGCTGACCTGATCAACCACAAGGGACAATCCCTCGTCGTAGCCGGCCCTAACCAACCCGTCGAAACCCATTTAATGGTTGCTGCGATCAATAGCGCACTTGGTGCCCTTGGGAAAACTTTGGTTACCCGAAAAAATGAGACTCCTTCTTATTCAAGTATTGTTGACTTGGCCAATGCGATTAAATCAAACTCTATTCAATCCCTCCTGATCCTGGGCGGCAATCCTGTTTATAACGCTCCCGCCGATCTCGGTTGGAGCAATTTGCAAAGGCAAGTCGCCGAAACCATTCATTTGAGTTTTGATTTTAATGAAACTTCAAAACTTTCTAAGCTACACATTCCTGCTGCAACTTATCTTGAATCTTGGGGTGACGCATTAGCCGAAGACGGCACTTATCTGAATATCCAGCCCCTGATCCTCCCTCTCTTTGATGGGTTATCGCAGATTCAATTGGTCGAGAGGCTCTTGGGACTACCGGGACTCGTCGCCCCCGATGCCGTCAAAGAAACATTTAAACAAATTGCCAAACCCTCCGACTTTGAAACAGCTTGGAACCGTTTTATCCACAGCGGCTTTCTCGAAAATAGTACTGCAAAGACAAGCGGATCAAGTGCCCAATTAAATGCCATCAATCAATCTCTAGCGAAACCGGGTGTTTCATTTGTCGCCCTCGGTTCCCAAGACCTTGAACTGGTTATTGAAGCTGATTATAGTGTCGAAGACGGTTCATGGGCAAATAACGGATGGCTCCAGGAACTCCCCGATCCCATTACAAAAATCACTTGGGGCAATGCCGCATTGGTCAGTGCAAATACCGCCAAGGCACTCGGCCTCAAAAGTTATACAAAAAAAGGAATTGATTATGGTGAATTCCTCAGGATTTCGGTCGGCGGTAACGATGTCCAAATCCCCATTCAAATCGCTCCCGGGCATGCGGATAATTCCATTTCCCTCTTCCTGGGATACGGACGCAAACTCGCAGGACGCGTAGGCGGGGTCGAGTCCCACCAAGTCGGGTTTGATGTTTACCCACTGCGCACTACAAATGCGGCAAGTATCATTTTACAACCCGCCATTCAAAAAATGGGAGGAGTTTTTGGCCACGCCATTACCCAACAACATTGGGCCATGGAAGGACGTGCCTTATTCCGTGAAAATACCATTGAAGGATTCAAAGAAGATCCCCTCTCAGCAAAAAAGATGGGGGTAGATGCCCATGTTCCTCCTAATATTTCCATTTACCAGAGCCCTCCCCTCACAGCCAAGCAACAATGGGCAATGACAATCGATTTGAATTCCTGCGTGGGTTGTAATGCCTGTATGATCGCTTGTCAGGCGGAAAACAATATCCCGATCGTAGGGGCTGAACAGGTCAAGAATGGCCGTGAAATGCACTGGATCAGGATCGACCGTTATTTCGCCGGACCTCAAGGCTCCGAAGAGCAGAATGACATCGAGAACCCTGAAATGGTCATGCAGCCCGTCGCCTGTTTACACTGTGAGAATGCACCTTGCGAAGTTGTTTGCCCTGTCAATGCCACCGTCCACAGTGAGGATGGATTAAATGTAATGGCATACAACCGCTGTATCGGCACACGTTATTGCGCCAATAACTGTCCGTATAAAGTCCGCCGGTTTAATTTCTTTGATTACAACAAGCGCCCGATCCAAGATCACCAGCTTTATCTTGGACCCATGGCTACCAAGAGCGAACAAGATACCGAGCTCTATAAATTCCAGCAGAATCCGAATGTCACAGTGCGTATGCGTGGTGTCATGGAAAAATGCACATACTGTGTCCAGAGGATTGAAGAAGCCAAGATTGACCAATTAATCAAGGCGAAGGATTCCAGTCCGGCAATCATACCGGACGGATCACTCAAATCCGCCTGCCAACAGGTTTGCCCTGCCGAAGCAATTACATTTGGTGATATGAATGATGAATCAAGTAATGTTTCGCGCAATTTGAAAGATCCGAGGAGTTATGCGCTCTTGAGTTATTTGAATACCCGTCCTCGCACATCCCATATGATGCGTCTGCGTAATCCAAATCCAAAAATGCCGGATGCAGCCAAAGTGGGTCTCATCAGTATCGAAAAAAATGATTCAGATCATGACGACCATACATTAAATCCCGAGTTGCCTGCCGGAGAGCAAAAACATGAAGCGGCGTCACCCGCACATGGGCAATCAAAATCACATTAA
- a CDS encoding cbb3-type cytochrome c oxidase subunit II, translated as MNRIPLVFIGLFCTFLFSWLGLVISPFVQFGKLQPYVNDDGEVLPHPLNGLAQQGELVYVANGCVYCHSQQIRPAQTGSDIERGWGNRQTVARDYINFKTISLGTMRTGPDLANTGVRLRDKQWHYKHLYNPQITTPGSTMPPFAFLFQKRPILDGKSSVDAIQIEGAYAPPAGYEIVPTPQAIALVEYLLSLKMNYPLPEAPVE; from the coding sequence ATGAATCGTATTCCACTCGTCTTTATAGGGCTATTTTGCACCTTTTTATTTTCATGGTTAGGGTTGGTTATTTCTCCATTTGTCCAATTCGGCAAACTACAGCCCTATGTCAATGATGATGGCGAAGTACTTCCCCACCCATTAAATGGTCTTGCACAACAGGGAGAGCTTGTCTATGTGGCTAACGGTTGTGTTTATTGCCATAGTCAACAAATCCGACCAGCCCAGACAGGATCAGATATTGAACGTGGATGGGGTAACCGTCAGACAGTCGCCCGTGATTATATTAATTTTAAGACAATATCATTAGGAACCATGCGCACCGGCCCAGATCTGGCAAATACAGGAGTTCGCTTACGTGATAAGCAATGGCACTATAAACACTTGTATAATCCGCAAATTACAACCCCTGGATCAACCATGCCACCTTTTGCATTCCTTTTCCAGAAGAGGCCAATTCTCGATGGAAAGTCATCAGTTGATGCAATTCAGATAGAAGGAGCTTATGCACCTCCTGCTGGATATGAAATCGTCCCTACCCCTCAAGCCATCGCACTTGTCGAATATCTCTTATCTTTAAAGATGAATTATCCTTTGCCCGAGGCACCTGTCGAATAA
- a CDS encoding cbb3-type cytochrome oxidase assembly protein — protein sequence MSFITIIATSLKQVEWPTSINDVNPFFIVIIGGMLFFGASALWAFYWAAKKGHFENFQRQSEEIFAKDEPIGTVTDQFPVKKKK from the coding sequence ATGAGCTTTATCACCATCATAGCAACATCCTTGAAACAAGTTGAGTGGCCAACGTCCATTAACGATGTAAACCCTTTTTTTATCGTGATTATTGGCGGCATGCTATTTTTCGGGGCATCAGCATTGTGGGCATTTTATTGGGCGGCAAAAAAAGGGCACTTTGAAAATTTCCAAAGACAATCAGAAGAGATCTTTGCCAAGGATGAACCGATCGGGACAGTAACAGATCAATTTCCGGTTAAGAAAAAGAAATAA
- a CDS encoding DUF3341 domain-containing protein, whose product MTLDKEKSLYAFGAEFSSSAELYHAAEKVRDTGFKRWDTFSPFPIHGMEKAMGLGHSYLSSFSLVGGITGLLVALTLVVYPSVIEYPLITGGKPYFSLPAFFPIIFEITILLTAFATMIALFGLNLLPRWNHPVFNWDLFNQKANDDGFFLVIEARDRNFSINATSKLLEDLGGTNITPIYWES is encoded by the coding sequence ATGACTCTGGATAAAGAAAAGAGTTTATATGCTTTCGGGGCGGAGTTCTCCAGCTCGGCTGAACTTTATCATGCTGCTGAAAAGGTACGTGACACAGGATTTAAACGTTGGGATACATTTTCCCCTTTCCCTATTCACGGGATGGAAAAGGCCATGGGACTAGGACACTCCTATCTGTCCTCGTTTTCTCTCGTAGGCGGAATCACCGGTCTATTAGTCGCACTCACACTCGTGGTGTATCCTTCCGTTATCGAGTATCCTCTTATTACCGGCGGAAAACCTTATTTCAGTCTTCCCGCCTTTTTTCCAATCATTTTTGAGATCACAATCCTTTTGACCGCATTCGCGACAATGATTGCTCTTTTCGGCCTCAACCTCCTTCCCCGCTGGAACCATCCGGTTTTCAACTGGGATCTATTCAATCAAAAAGCCAATGATGATGGTTTTTTCCTCGTCATTGAAGCCCGCGATAGGAATTTCTCTATCAATGCCACCAGCAAATTGCTCGAGGACTTGGGCGGGACAAATATCACACCTATCTATTGGGAATCATGA
- the nrfD gene encoding NrfD/PsrC family molybdoenzyme membrane anchor subunit produces the protein MATDSTIHQTVASPMPSTGVMDREPLVTNHRTYSWVSNKVCGIVEGKTPLWWWISFVICAILGTATPILIAYQVSTGVGVWGLNHPVAWAWDITNFVFWIGIGHAGTLISAILYLTRQKWRTSINRAAEAMTIFAVICAGIFPAFHVGRVWMAWFLAPIPNANAIWPNFRSPLLWDVFAVSTYFTVSLLFWYTGLIPDLALLRDRAKTKIKKVAYGILAVGWRGSNRQWWHYEKAYLILAGISTPLVLSVHSIVSFDFATSVIPGWHTTIFPPYFVAGAIFGGFAMVLTIMLPFRAIYGLQDMITQKHIDNMCKIILLTGTIVGYAYIMEFFIAWYSANPFEWYTFLHSRIAAPFFKVFEILPFEWAQNLAGLGHNPAPYWWAYWLMMSFNVLSPQLFWFKYCRTNLWVIFTVVMMINAGMWFERFVIIVTSLSRDFLPSSWDYFKPTWVDVMTFVGTFGIFLALFLLFIRFLPMIAIQEVKGVLPEADPHYHPPGKEKH, from the coding sequence ATGGCCACAGACTCAACAATTCATCAGACAGTCGCCTCACCCATGCCTTCCACAGGAGTCATGGATCGCGAGCCCTTGGTGACCAATCATCGCACCTACTCCTGGGTCTCAAATAAGGTCTGCGGTATTGTGGAAGGAAAAACACCGCTCTGGTGGTGGATTTCGTTTGTCATCTGCGCCATTTTAGGCACGGCCACTCCGATTCTGATTGCATACCAAGTTTCCACGGGTGTCGGTGTCTGGGGATTAAATCATCCGGTTGCTTGGGCTTGGGACATTACGAATTTCGTTTTCTGGATCGGTATCGGACATGCTGGAACCCTGATCTCAGCCATTCTGTACCTGACCCGTCAAAAATGGCGTACATCCATTAATCGGGCCGCAGAGGCCATGACGATTTTTGCTGTCATCTGCGCGGGCATATTCCCTGCATTCCACGTGGGGCGTGTCTGGATGGCATGGTTTCTGGCACCAATTCCCAACGCAAATGCCATCTGGCCAAATTTCCGTAGTCCCCTTCTCTGGGATGTGTTTGCCGTATCTACTTATTTCACCGTATCACTGTTATTCTGGTATACAGGATTGATTCCCGACCTTGCCTTGCTTCGTGACCGTGCAAAGACAAAAATTAAAAAGGTTGCGTACGGGATTTTAGCTGTCGGCTGGAGGGGTTCTAATCGGCAATGGTGGCATTACGAGAAAGCTTATTTAATTCTAGCTGGCATCTCGACCCCGCTTGTTCTTTCGGTACACTCCATTGTTTCCTTCGACTTTGCGACCTCGGTCATCCCGGGCTGGCATACAACGATATTTCCTCCTTATTTTGTTGCCGGGGCTATCTTTGGTGGTTTCGCCATGGTTTTAACCATCATGCTTCCTTTTCGTGCGATCTATGGGTTACAGGATATGATCACCCAGAAACACATCGATAACATGTGTAAAATCATCCTTCTGACGGGAACCATTGTTGGTTACGCCTATATTATGGAGTTTTTTATTGCTTGGTATTCAGCAAACCCCTTTGAATGGTATACGTTCCTCCACAGCCGTATTGCGGCTCCATTCTTTAAAGTTTTTGAAATCCTACCCTTTGAATGGGCCCAGAATCTTGCTGGACTCGGACATAACCCGGCTCCCTACTGGTGGGCCTACTGGCTGATGATGTCATTCAATGTCCTTTCACCCCAGCTTTTCTGGTTCAAATATTGCCGGACAAATCTCTGGGTCATCTTTACTGTGGTCATGATGATTAATGCAGGAATGTGGTTTGAGCGTTTTGTCATCATTGTCACCTCCTTGAGCCGTGACTTTCTGCCATCCTCTTGGGATTATTTCAAACCCACATGGGTTGATGTTATGACGTTCGTGGGGACATTCGGTATCTTTCTGGCCCTCTTCTTGCTTTTTATTCGTTTCCTACCGATGATTGCGATACAAGAGGTCAAAGGTGTCCTGCCAGAGGCAGACCCGCATTATCACCCCCCTGGAAAGGAGAAACACTAA
- a CDS encoding cytochrome c, which yields MKFLRYFFFAFVLSVLTVVIIAGYRGQITTKEPIEIFPDMDRQLKIKGQTTSEFYADGYANRPAVSGTVPHVPAAIINYETTGKMGKNWGTGIPVKVTLEKLKRGQERYQINCAVCHGASGNGKGITSQYGLVGIANLNDDRLVQMSDGQIYNTIAHGIGNMGAYPHISVEDRWLIIAYVRALQKQQKMMEQTNVTPAAPVTGQAK from the coding sequence ATGAAATTTTTACGCTATTTCTTTTTTGCTTTTGTGTTGTCCGTATTAACGGTGGTCATCATTGCGGGCTATCGTGGCCAAATAACGACTAAAGAGCCGATCGAAATCTTTCCGGATATGGATCGACAGCTAAAGATCAAAGGGCAAACAACCAGTGAATTTTATGCTGATGGATATGCTAATCGTCCTGCGGTTAGCGGAACTGTCCCTCATGTGCCTGCTGCTATAATAAACTATGAAACAACTGGAAAAATGGGTAAGAATTGGGGAACGGGCATTCCGGTAAAAGTTACTTTGGAAAAATTAAAACGTGGTCAAGAACGTTATCAGATTAATTGCGCTGTCTGTCATGGGGCTTCTGGCAACGGTAAAGGAATCACGAGTCAATACGGACTTGTAGGCATCGCAAACTTGAATGATGACCGTCTCGTACAGATGTCTGACGGACAAATCTATAATACAATCGCCCATGGCATCGGAAATATGGGTGCTTATCCGCACATTAGCGTGGAAGACCGCTGGCTGATTATTGCCTACGTCAGAGCTCTGCAAAAACAACAGAAAATGATGGAACAAACAAATGTCACACCGGCAGCTCCGGTTACAGGACAGGCAAAGTAA
- a CDS encoding DUF420 domain-containing protein yields MDLSVFPTINASLNAITAILLCAGYICIKRGNKTAHGIMMGSAFCVSTVFLACYLYYHYMKAGQVTRYPLEDWSKSVYLIILTSHSILAVVVLPFIFSLLWFVYTKKWEKHKKIARWVWPVWMYISITGVVIYWMLYHYSGAVR; encoded by the coding sequence ATGGACCTGTCCGTCTTTCCTACGATCAATGCTTCCTTGAATGCAATAACCGCAATATTGCTTTGTGCGGGTTATATCTGTATCAAAAGGGGTAATAAAACCGCCCATGGAATCATGATGGGATCAGCCTTTTGTGTTTCTACCGTTTTTCTGGCTTGTTATCTTTATTATCATTATATGAAGGCTGGTCAGGTAACACGTTATCCATTGGAGGACTGGTCAAAATCGGTTTATTTAATCATTTTAACGAGTCACAGCATTTTGGCAGTAGTGGTTTTACCATTTATTTTTTCATTACTTTGGTTCGTCTATACTAAAAAATGGGAGAAACATAAAAAAATTGCTCGTTGGGTCTGGCCAGTTTGGATGTATATTTCTATTACAGGAGTCGTCATTTACTGGATGCTTTACCACTATTCCGGTGCTGTCCGTTAA